From a single candidate division WOR-3 bacterium genomic region:
- a CDS encoding GNAT family N-acetyltransferase: protein MTNKKNNKPQVSLKKAEEKDLPYIRKLWADEKTMADVGGVVLMNEEKMLNWHRKIEASETTDYYRLILNQQGEIVGEVSFHRYNEADKSAHMNIKIEHSHRGMGYSKIALAEILRYFFTEKHGEMMLDDVREENIKAIKFLLASGFEMSSGQPLPNTVRLFMSKKMYERKILRHK from the coding sequence ATGACAAATAAAAAAAACAACAAACCGCAGGTTTCATTAAAAAAAGCCGAAGAAAAAGACCTTCCGTATATCCGGAAACTTTGGGCGGATGAAAAGACCATGGCCGATGTAGGCGGAGTTGTTTTAATGAACGAAGAGAAGATGCTGAATTGGCACAGAAAAATTGAGGCTAGCGAAACCACTGATTATTACAGACTCATATTGAATCAGCAGGGAGAAATCGTCGGAGAAGTTAGCTTTCACAGATACAACGAGGCGGATAAAAGCGCTCACATGAACATTAAAATCGAACATTCGCACAGAGGCATGGGTTATTCAAAAATCGCCCTGGCGGAGATTCTCAGGTACTTTTTCACTGAAAAACACGGAGAAATGATGCTCGATGACGTAAGGGAAGAGAACATAAAAGCCATAAAATTCCTCCTGGCTTCAGGTTTTGAGATGTCTTCAGGACAGCCTCTGCCGAACACTGTCAGGCTGTTCATGTCGAAAAAAATGTACGAAAGAAAAATTTTGCGCCATAAATAA